tattattgttaagcagaaattattaatttatcattattgttattaagttACTTGATAATAACCTGGTACAtgtgttcatttttcaaaagaaaaaaattagtttgTGTCTctaaattgaaatttttttcaggtTATTGAAGattcttatttttctcttgtGAGTGACAGCTCTTTCAGTATAAGAAACTGACTTACTTTAACTCTAAATTACTTGTGATATTGGACAGTACTGGCTCACAGGCAGCCAGTGGTGGTCTGTGTAAGTGGACAAAAATTCAAGAATAGAATAAAAATGTATggtcattttgttgtttcttgaaTTTGACACAGTTATATTCACTATACAACATATTTTTCAATGTTAATTGTCTTTTTAAGTGACAATTTTGCTTACAACTCTGTTGGAATAAATATTTCAACACGTGTCCTATTCACTCCATATATTAGCATTTATGAGGAAACAGCTGATGACATTGTGATCTCAGAATGTGTTGTTGTGCTAAATATAAATGATATTTAATTTACATAATAGTAGCACTTTGATTAAGAGTGTTATTATGCTGTTATTGAACTAAATGCATAATCTTGTACCATTGTGGCCTGCATgaaactaaaaataattatttcttgtaTGCCCTTGTGTTCAAAGATGTTcttgaatttgtaatttttcaaGTGTAGagcttgaataataattattattgtgttattCCTCTTATATTGGTAGTATAATATTgatagcaaaaacaaaaattgtaaaaacaagaaaataccaTTAAAAAATGTAGCCTTCATCTTTATTTCTCTGAAAGAGCTTTTAAAGTATCAGtgcttttttatattttttcttgCCTGTGTTGGTATTAAGACTCTTCTAGTGCCTCTGTCAGTCTTTTTCAAAATCCAACCCTGCATAACGGtagttaaaaacaataatttttgttctgtacattttcatcaagttttttaactaaataataattactgcaTGCAGTTTATAGTATCACATTCCTTTTACTCTCCATTAGCTTTCACTGACATGTTTTGTTGTCAAATACATTATTGATTTTCGGCTTAACTAGACCCAGACACTCTTGTCTGAATGTCTGAAGTTAAGATCATTTTAAGCAGCTCATTGAGAGTATAGAATAGTGACCTTTCAATGAGGTTATGTGGGCCACTTATTTTTCATTTGATCCCCTGCCTGGTGGGAGAGTTTTCTCATGACACTCTGGTGTCAGCTCCCTCTTCTCTTTTACTCCTTTCTACACTGAATCGATCCATCCCAGTCTGATGTCTGCATGATAAAAGTTGTTATTGCATTATGTTTACTGATCTCTTAACAGTTTCCTATGCTTTAAAAAGGAGTTGGAACAGTCTTGGTGGAGTCCGTTGCTGCATGCAGTCTATCACTTCAATCTGACTGCTCATGAAAGTATAGAGAAGCACAAGATTGAAATAGAACTTGTTAAGAGTGTTGAAAGAATACCTTCACAATCTGGCTGTGTTCAGAAAGAACCAAATCAATCCATAATTGTTATAAAGGGGTAAGAAATTATTGTCTTTCTGCTCTatgatcaataatattgttttatttggAAAGTGAAATATTTGTGCATCTCTTTTGGTGTTAATTTCCCTTTGATGATATTGTCTTTATTGCATCAACTTCACTGAAATTGCTTGAAACAGGAAATTCAAGATTGAAAATTAAGGTTTTTAAAATGTTAAGTTGTTGAAATGAAAGAATAGGTAGAAAATACTGTCACTGTAGAAAAATCATGACAGCTGGCATGTTTTTGCAACATTTTATTCTTGGGTTAATTAAGGCAATATATCTAAGATTTATATTGGAAAGAATGATTGACTTGTGATATTAGTTGATCAAGGTACTTACGGAGAAGTCAATTAAACATCACCATGAAAATCAATAACAATGCATGGAAAGCCCTGAGGCAGGGAAGTTATTATGAACATTTAAAACTTCTTTGACCTGTGGAAAAAGGTTAATATTATTTTAGTTCATGGAATTGTGAGTGACAAATACATTCTCAGCAACCTCACTATAATGGTCACTCAGTAATGCTCTAGATCTTTCTCTTGAAATACTGATTTCAAGCCTCTTTTTTCACTGgaagccaataaattattaatgcaGATCACTGATACTATGTGCATGTAAGATTATGGTCAATTTACCTACCCGCTAAATTTTATTGTCTATTTAATATCTCTCTGTTCAGTCTCTAAGAGGTAAAGTAAGATCTTATGGTACTTAAcccctttttttaattttactggTTTTACTATGGAGTAAGGGAAGTCATATCTTTTAACTTTTTATCTTACATTATTATGAAGACATAAATGTTGTGGGTTAAAATGGATTTCACGTCAAATGGTTTGTCATTATCAATAATTTGTCTCTTTCAGTAGTTATTATAGTGTATACCAGCTACAcacaaagaaatgagaaatgaTACTAAAGGTTGAAACCATTTGATGTGAAATTCATTTTTACCTACAACAGGAACTAGATATTATTACTATTCAGAACAAAGAAGGCCATTTCTTCTATTTTTAGTTGCGCCTGGGAAAAGATGCCAGCAGTCATGAATGCTGGTGATGTTGTGCTTGAGGTCAACCGAGTTGTTGTTTCTCCTGATAATATTGACAGAGTGAGTTTACAACCCACCTACTAGCACATGTCTATTTGAAGATAATTTAGCAATTTGTGTGAATGTGATGTTATGTATGAGTTGAGTCTTCCTTGGAACTTATGATGGGACTCATTATCAGTGGGTTATACAGGTCGGTTGTATGGTGGATTTTTGCCACAGCCGGTCCCCATTGGAACTTTCAGTTCCACTTTTACATTATGatacttttattttttaaataattatgtttatCATTCTTTATGAATGTAAAAACTAGATAGAAACTTACATTGTTTTGCTGGACTACAGATACTATTGCATGTGTACTAATGATAATATCACctaccggtggctcagttggttgagcattgggttgtcatgcaggaggtcgtgagtttgactccatccggaccaacactcggggtctcaaaataactgagtagaaagtgctgcctttgtaattacatgaGCAAAATGTTTAGACTTTCAgttcttctcggataaggactataagccagagCTCCCTTCTCACAAATCTTGTCGTAAAAACAACTGTGGCATGTTAAAGAACCCATACACTATTTGTAAAGTGTAGGGCAgggagttcctggtgttgtggtctggccctCACAGGACCACCACAACTGGCTCACGCTGTTGCAGCATCCCTGCCAGAAAAACTGGCAAAgctaataaatcataaatcaaaattaataataatagtaataattataataataatgataagtcACCCTAGGTAGAGAGGTAGCACATACAGGTTAAGTTCTAATAAACTTGTAGCCCTCAAAATCATGCCACCTGCTGGCATGGGTCAATTTTGATAagggaggaaaccagagtacccAAAGAAAACCCTTGCGTCATGTTGAACTAGACTGGAAGTCAACCCACATACAATAGTAgaggcccggggggggggggggggtactttaagaatttctgggtggggatgtgtcgctaggactctggaacccttagcctataccagagctagtttcagctggattttgctaccctatactagagtaaattcctggtttccttagtctagtcacccaactggtcagtttcgtgaaaaatgataagctattctagacccaaactcTCTGATTTagataccctatgctagagtaaactgcttgaaaaccatacccttcacagctgcacatacctatatggcccatatatggtaGTACCCCCTCCCCCCGGAGGTAGAGGAGGCATGGTTGATGACGATTATGCTAGCCCATCTCCCCAGGAGTTTTCCTAGATGGTCTCCTTCCAGTTATCAGCCTGCTCTAACAGGACTTAACTTCAGCGAACAGGCAGGACCTTCTGCCTCCCTTTAGTGCAAGCTGTTCTCCTTCCTTGCTTTTATTTCACTAGGTTGCTGCTTTATTAACAACTCAGCCAGAAGAGATTGCGCAGATCACCATAGAACACAATGGAGGTGGATTTCCAGGAAGATCAAACTCAAGAAGAAAGAACAGTGTTGATTCTGATAATGAGCCAGATTCACTCAGTGATGGGGATAAGAACTTCCGTACCAGATCAGTTTCCTTATTCTCACGGCGGCACATAGCAATGCTCACTCCATCACTGTCAACTGAAGTTTGCCCTCACAATGGAGAGCTGACATTTGATATCAATGGAAAGAAGATCACCAAACCAGCTGCACGATCAAATTCACTTCCTCGCAGGTATAATGCACAATTGAAAATACATAATAATTGCATTAACTTATGAACATATTCATTCAGTCTCTGTAATGCTGCGAAATCCCTTAATACAGTCAAACCTCAACTGTCAGTTGATTGTCCACTGATTATCTGGACTCATGGGGACTGAGCTGAATGGTCTGgataatcaaaaatatgaatattaaggattcaagaacaaaactgaataaCTTAGGGATTAGAgtaagtgaaatttcatttagcAACATAGCAAATGTGAGCCAATCAGAGTTCAATGAAATGCACTGTATTAGTTATAGCGCACGTGAGTACAAAAGGCATACATGTTTGTGCTTTGAAGTGAAACAAATTCAGTTTGCACTGGGGTTTAATCACATCGTTTGAATGAAAAAAGTTTTGTTATGGACACAAACTAtaactaattaatattcatgagaAACTGGGACCAGATCGAGAAGTAAGTGCAGATAATTGAGGTTTGGACAATTGGGGTGTGACTGTAGACTAAAATACTCCAGTGTATTTCTGCTCCTTAGCACCCATTTGAAAGTGACCCATGCATGGTATTTAAAGGCCCTGTTGTAGGTTGCTAGCAAAATCCAGTCTCTGGTTGAATTATTACATTGAGCAAGCATGAGCAGCTCAGACACTTTAGTGTAACTAAAGGCAACTCAAGTCCATTGACCGTGTTTTGTTTCTTCAATGAATATCCTTTGATTTTGTTATCTATTGAATTACTGATCACATTCAATGAGTGTCAAAGAAACAACTTGAGATATATTATATCCTTCACAAATAACTGTACTACTGCACATGCATTACTCATGCTTGTATCATTAACTATCACACATCATAGATTGAACAGATAGAGAGGACTATCTTTTTGATCATAGCattaaaaaccaaattttctcatGAAACTTATTTCTTGTACTTACATTTAGTTTCATAAAAGCAATAAACCAACAAGCTTGTAAATCAAATTGTGTCTGCCTTAATTTTACTATCTTTTTCCCATGTTCTCCTATTAAAGTCATCCTATGTGGGTTTATTTTGCCGGTAAACTCATAGAAAGGCCAGTAATAATTACCGGTATTATTGACTTAACTGAAAAGTCTTATCTTGGTTATTTTTGCCATGCTCATGTATAATTTCCATAATTTTTGTAGATTGCTTAGTCTATTTTATGGCCTTTTGTAGTTTGATGTTGTTAAACATGGGAAGTATAGCTAATGAACTCCCTCCTTTATCCATCAGTAACTCTTGCATAGATACACTGAGAGCACGATCAACAATTCACAGAGCTCAGTCATTCAAACAGGAAACCTTTTCAAATAGGTGAGAGTTGTTGCCAGTCAAGTTATTTGTGTTTACTTTCGCACCAGTGTGCTCTGTCTGCAATTATTTGAAGATCAGGGAGCAGTGTtggtgtagtggtgagagcactggcctTTCACCAATGCGGCCCAGGTTCTATTCTCAGATGggacgtcatatgtgggttgagtttgttgcttctctactctgctccgagaggtttttccccgggtactccggttttcccctctcatcaaaaaccaacatttgatttgatttgatttgtgttgatttgatttcctgtctccccaattagtagagcctctgtgctcggctaaatacacttgagacataaataaagtgattattattattattattattattattattatctagaGATTAAATTGAAACTGCAAAGTtatttgtgttttatttgttggtttttcttGAACTAGATTTGTAAAAATTTGCTTAAGTAGAATTTACTATCTAACTTCAAACTGACGAGTGCTGGTTTCCTTGCCTAGAGTTTTTAGACCCTGTGATCTGCTCATGGGAGATGTTATTGGAAAAGGATTTTTTGGACAAGTTAGAAAGGTACCATTTAGCAGTTTCTTCAAAGGAAAACCTCAATGGCAATACATGTTTTGCTTGtaatattaatagtacactATGTCACTGGTAAGTTTGAAGAAGAGCTACTCCAATTATTGGTTGTCCAGTTGTCCGATGTCAGTGAAGAATCAAGTGACAAACAATCAACAATCAACCAACAAATGGCCAAGACTTCACCTTATTTCCCTTATGTGTCTCATTCCGGTCAGGTGACTCACAGAGAGACTGGGGAGGTTATGGTGCTAAAGGAAATGCTGAACTGTAATGAAAACACAAGCTCAGGATTCTTAAATGAGGTGAGCCTATCACAAATTTCAAAGCAATACTTCTGACTTGATTGTTCTTTAAGATAACAACCAAAAGACAATGATAACTGTTGGAAGAAAAATTTGGCATAAGTTATTGTTATGGGCGTGAGCTGTTCAGAACTGTAGATCTCATCTCCTGCATGTGCGTTATTCAATAGAGAAGTTATAACCACTTAATTTGCGGCAGCCACTCCagaaaatttccatttccatttctatatttttttagaaatattattattattattatcattattattattattatcattattattattattatggcagtatATGTACAACAGGGTTCCTGTAAAAATTATATCTAGACGGGCATTTGTCAGCTGTGACCATTTAACTAGAAGCcaataatgaaaaaaatcttaggattaaaaatataataataattattacaaaatgcTCATAGATTATAATCATACAACAGAATGCCTGTAAAAACTAGATCTAGATGGGCATTTGTTAGCTGTGACTGTCTGAGTAAAAGCCAATAAGGAATAAAATCCaaagataaaaataagaaagaaaatcaaaagtTTACAAAAGCTCACAGGTTTTATATCAAATTAATTGGCAACTACGTATTTGAATGTTCAGTGTAGATGTTAATACAGCTCTTtgcataattattgttattattattattattattattgttattattattattattattattattattatgctattatttttttaataggTTGCATTGCTTAAAAGCTTGAATCACCCAAATGTACTTAGATTTATTGGGATACTGTACAAAGACAAAGTTCTGAACTTAATCATTGGTGAGCTGAATCTGCATAGTACTTTCCTTGTTCTTTTTTATGCTGTATTGTATTGAAgagcttgaatttttttttaatcaccccctgccccttttttttttggttatcaGAATACATATCTGGGGGAAATCTGCGTCAAGTTTTAAAGGACAAGGTAAGACAAAATCAAATACGGTAGGCCATTTGtgagttcacttcagcctctatttcaagtcTTCTTGTGAAGAtgagttttcattcatattgtaATAAGAACTAATTACCAACAATTTCACACTTAGAATgactttgaaagagagactgagtgAAACTCGGAAATGGTTTATTATAACAAGTTTAAGACACCAGGCCCTGAAAATATTTAAATAGAAAAGGAACACAATTGGACTGGGCTACCATCCTCATGTTACAATCCACTTGTAGTGAacaaaaaaatcgaaaaaaatgaTTAATGCCGGCATTTTTTCTGTTTCCTGTGTATTTGGTGGGTGCCTCCCTGCCAGGCTGCTCAGGTTAACTCAACTTTCTATAATTTCAAGGTCTGATTTGGTAAAATGAGGACTCATAGGTTGGTGCATCGTTTTGGTTTCCACAAGTTCATTGCATTTACTATGTCCAATCTCTTTGTGTGTTTCatctaaaataataattgaataatGATTACTGTTATCTGTTGTGATTTGGCACACTCTTTGTAATGATGGATTGATTACTCTCACTTAGGGTAAAGAATTGTCATGGTTGCAGCGAGTCAAGTTTGCAAAAGACATTGCAGCTGGAATGGTGAGATACTTGGAAGGCAACAATGAAATATCTTAAATCAGAATCAGACTTCAGTGTGTGATTTGCTGTTGATGACTTTTGTGTCATGCTATACTTTGAGACCCATCAGCTATGGAACAGCATTTCCTCAGTCAAATATCGGCTCCTATAACATAGTAATGACGATATCTGACAATAACAAGTTTTCCCATCAATGTACTGGACTGCTCCTACTGCTGCTATTATACTACTACTAACACGTGGTGTAGAACCCAGGCCATATGGTGGAAGGCAAGTAGTCTCACCACTTCACCAATCCTTCTCTCCCTCTGTACTAGTAACTGGAGAAACGTTACAGCTGCATTTGCCAGTGTAGATCACTatattgaaaatggtttgagTCCATTAGTGACATATTGGATTGCCTGGGTGAATGACGTTTTTAGAAGGACTGATattttgttgacaaaaatttcGATAACGTGCACAGAAGTCAACTTTAGAATCAGGGGACTCTTTTTTCCAATAGACTCCAAAACTGACTTCTAAGTTGTCAGGTGGTGGAAATGCTAGTCAATGACAACGGTTCTTTTAAGGACGTCATTCACCATGATTATGAGCTTCCATCAAGGTAGATCATCATATTCCAAGCTTTCATAAGATTTTTAAGTTAGTGGAGAGCTTAGTTTAGCTATTATTATGTGTGGTATTAGTATTATGacctattttgttattattagtagACTGGTAACAAGAAACATGGTTCATCCTTGCTTTGAgtgaaataatattgttattaatattaatctCATATTGTATGATTAATGCTAGGCTTACCTCCATTCAATGAACGTTATGCATCGAGATCTGAATTCAAAAAACTGCCTTGTGGCAACTGATGCGGTATGTAAGAAAACTTTATAAAGATAAATACGAACAAATGTAAAAAGGAACAAATTTATTCTCTGTCTAGTTCGAAGCTTCTGTGCGGGTAACGCAGGTTACAATGTTGTTTATGCTGTTCTTTCGTCTCCAAATGACTTGTGAAACTATGACCACCCTATCTAATGGTTCTGCCTGCTGTTGCATGGGTTGGATTCAAAGAAGGGAGACTATCTGGAAAATATCCCTGTGTTGTACATCTTAATGAGTCACGATTGCGGAGTCGTCATCAACTTTAGCTCTGCGATCTGCGCATGCGCTGAGAATGAGTCGATCACCACCTCCCGTCAAGGTCCAGACAGAATATTTGAGGGTGTTCTCAGTTCCATTTGCTTGAACTTCTGTACTTCTGGTAACCACGGCATGTTTGCCACGTCGTTTGTCCTGCTATATAGTGTGCTGTCTTGGTAATATCCCATTCTAAGATTTAATTGCACATACCTTTACTTCATGCAGGAAACCGGAGAGATGTCAGTGGTCGTAGCTGATTTTGGTTTGGCTCGGGTCCTCAGGGATAGGCCAGCCTCACCTAAGAATCACGTGACTTCAACCAATTGCTCACCTTCAAATACTTCCAGACCACTTCTGATTCCTGGACACAAGCCGCCTCCACCGAAGAAAAGGTGACCGTTACGTGATACATAAATTTTCAACACGTTTTTTTCTTcgttgattttttgtttttgctttttgttttcaatgagTGATAGGGATGACTTTCTGTTGTTGACTCAATAATAGAAAGTTCGGAACCAAAGGATGGGCTTCCCGCACGGGAATTCCATAGAATTTCaactagaaacaaaaacaacagatcTGCCTCTTCTAAACCCTCCTCCACTTACATTCTTTTGGCACACTGAGAAATAATTTTCATGTGTTGAGAGATGTCTGAGTGCTAGACACTAAACGCGGGAAACCCCGAAAAACAACGCCAAAAACGCAAAGAAGAGTTTTCTTTGCGTTATGATTGGTTCATGTATAATTGTCTGTGTCTTTTTTGACTACACAAAAGCTTCACTGCGGATCTGTAGGTTTGGCTTTGCACTCTAGCTCCGCGATGAAGTACAGTGAACCATCAGTAATAATTTCTTGATTTCGCATGGTTTGTATTTCTGCCATTCACGTATCGTTGCTTTCCTCCTCTAACACTCAGGGGCGTGGCCAAGACGTAACTCTGGCACTGATTCCAAATAAGTTTTGTCCGACGTTAATTGTACAAATTAACTGTTAAACGTTGTTTCTGTTAACAGATATACTGTGGTCGGAAGCCCGTATTGGATGGCACCGGAAATGTTGAATGGTAACGTTACTCTTGACCTTTGTAGTTGTTGTTTATGATGCCTGCGAAAAAATCGGTTTAGAGTCATTTCACCTGCACCAGGAAGATTTTTCCAAAGTTAGTTCGCCACCACATTGCTGTCAAACTCAGAAAACTATGACTAAAGAAAGTTGATTGATCGTGAGGCTTCCTTGTGGGCACGTAAtcaatttcatgaaaaaatttGATGTTTTATATTTTCATCTGTCGCTTACTAGACTACGAGTTGTCCCGAATTAAGTATGTCTGCGGGAGAAGAAGGAGCGGGCGAAATGCACGCGCCACGCGAGACTCGGGGGACATGCGCCACAAGGGAAGCGCAGAAAGTTTCCCTTCGCGGCACGTGTACTCCAagtctcgcgcgacgcgtgtatttcgctcGCTCCTTAATCTCCCGCCGAAATAAGTAATTCGGAACCACTCGCAGTCTAGTCGCGTACTGGCTATTGATTTTACTTGCTTGGTTTGTTTTTGTCGATctattgtcaaa
The Acropora muricata isolate sample 2 chromosome 3, ASM3666990v1, whole genome shotgun sequence genome window above contains:
- the LOC136911188 gene encoding LIM domain kinase 1-like, with protein sequence MQEKEEIGVDCVSCGDALMRQDKQPMQALCGKWHPSCFKCSECKQTLSSVYFARGNVLYCKKDYSMKFRSTCHACERFITGPVMVVADLKFHTECFSCGRCQRFLGEEDNYVLLERHRLVCFLCFKKELEQSWWSPLLHAVYHFNLTAHESIEKHKIEIELVKSVERIPSQSGCVQKEPNQSIIVIKGCAWEKMPAVMNAGDVVLEVNRVVVSPDNIDRVAALLTTQPEEIAQITIEHNGGGFPGRSNSRRKNSVDSDNEPDSLSDGDKNFRTRSVSLFSRRHIAMLTPSLSTEVCPHNGELTFDINGKKITKPAARSNSLPRSNSCIDTLRARSTIHRAQSFKQETFSNRVFRPCDLLMGDVIGKGFFGQVRKVTHRETGEVMVLKEMLNCNENTSSGFLNEVALLKSLNHPNVLRFIGILYKDKVLNLIIEYISGGNLRQVLKDKGKELSWLQRVKFAKDIAAGMAYLHSMNVMHRDLNSKNCLVATDAETGEMSVVVADFGLARVLRDRPASPKNHVTSTNCSPSNTSRPLLIPGHKPPPPKKRYTVVGSPYWMAPEMLNGLTYNEQVDVFSFGITTCEIIGRVKADPDYMPRTQDFGLDEKKFKEEFCENCPELFYRIAFLCCHLDPDKRPEFCDLEKWLESLALHLEVGLPLPSGMVFTLFPSNLMRKISESSE